One window from the genome of Bufo bufo chromosome 4, aBufBuf1.1, whole genome shotgun sequence encodes:
- the BCL2L11 gene encoding bcl-2-like protein 11 isoform X2: MAKQPPLLNLGCSGGDQSQPASRRTPHRPLRTGAPTSLASPFPSPHSDEGGCCPSTPWGHSLSPYSPSSFANRSPLCMLVRGSSLVSKTSSGYFSFEVSPAPVYCDKATQTPSPPCQAFNHFLSVMAARPINHREETRPEIAIAHELRRIGDEFNALHNPGIKEMNVTINVVIYDYRVFTINKGL, from the exons ATGGCCAAACAACCACCATTGTTAAATTTGGGGTGCAGTGGAGGAGATCAGAGCCAGCCAGCCAGCAGACGCACTCCACACAGACCCCTCAGGACAGGGGCTCCTACATCCCTTGCCAGCCCTTTTCCAAGCCCCCATTCTGATGAGGGAGGGTGCTGCCCTAGTACTCCTTGGGGCCATAGTTTATCACCATACAGCCCCAGTTCTTTTGCCAACAGATCCCCTCTTTGTATGTTAGTAAGGGGGTCCTCCCTGGTCTCCAAAACTTCGAGTGGATATTTTTCATTTGAAGTGAGTCCTGCTCCTGTATATTGTGACAAAGCCACTCAGACACCAAGCCCTCCCTGTCAAGCGTTTAACCACTTTCTCTCCGTTATGG CTGCCAGACCTATTAATCACCGTGAAGAAACTCGGCCAGAAATCGCGATTGCACATGAGCTCCGCCGTATTGGAGATGAATTTAATGCATTGCACAATCCAGGG ATAAAGGAAATGAACGTGACGATTAATGTTGTAATCTATGATTACAGGGTTTTCACAATCAACAAGGGTTTGTGA
- the BCL2L11 gene encoding bcl-2-like protein 11 isoform X1: protein MAKQPPLLNLGCSGGDQSQPASRRTPHRPLRTGAPTSLASPFPSPHSDEGGCCPSTPWGHSLSPYSPSSFANRSPLCMLVRGSSLVSKTSSGYFSFEVSPAPVYCDKATQTPSPPCQAFNHFLSVMAARPINHREETRPEIAIAHELRRIGDEFNALHNPGGFHNQQGFVNNVIILRVLHYIIRLIWRMQ from the exons ATGGCCAAACAACCACCATTGTTAAATTTGGGGTGCAGTGGAGGAGATCAGAGCCAGCCAGCCAGCAGACGCACTCCACACAGACCCCTCAGGACAGGGGCTCCTACATCCCTTGCCAGCCCTTTTCCAAGCCCCCATTCTGATGAGGGAGGGTGCTGCCCTAGTACTCCTTGGGGCCATAGTTTATCACCATACAGCCCCAGTTCTTTTGCCAACAGATCCCCTCTTTGTATGTTAGTAAGGGGGTCCTCCCTGGTCTCCAAAACTTCGAGTGGATATTTTTCATTTGAAGTGAGTCCTGCTCCTGTATATTGTGACAAAGCCACTCAGACACCAAGCCCTCCCTGTCAAGCGTTTAACCACTTTCTCTCCGTTATGG CTGCCAGACCTATTAATCACCGTGAAGAAACTCGGCCAGAAATCGCGATTGCACATGAGCTCCGCCGTATTGGAGATGAATTTAATGCATTGCACAATCCAGGG GGTTTTCACAATCAACAAGGGTTTGTGAACAATGTAATAATCCTGCGTGTGCTACATTATATCATCCGACTCATATGGAGAATGCAGTGA